A DNA window from Sphingopyxis macrogoltabida contains the following coding sequences:
- a CDS encoding TonB-dependent receptor, protein MNRIISRRVQYLLAASVLPLALAVPAAANAQEADASAAAQTEAEGSSLNAADGDIVVTARRREESLSRTPVAVSVLTSDALQSRSINSEADLQTATPGLIVRSTQGSSQFNYAIRGQSIDAFSVSQPGVLTYVNEFQTNALSAGSLYDLGSVQVLKGPQGTLFGRNTTGGAVLFSTAAPEFDAFKGFARGRAGNLGAWQGEGMINVPLGDSAGLRVAGQVDQRKGFVRNLVNGERLANVDRWSIRASLSFEIGDSIESKFVAEYGRSKGNGDPILAYSANAPGSVGPNGQALAATVPTFYSPILDTLAGPGAYAALMAAYPGTPAGGYLDYIDLQRSLGTRATYLDGETGLDAKSGYIINTTSIDISDSAQIKNIVGYSYNRNFSLFDQDGSPFPFYEYVQTRNRVKSFSEELQLSGEAVDNRLTYILGVYYSNEKRTSGQTFRYFNLGPVANPVLGPVFGGSLPLGNRLEGDFDISSIGAFAQASFKFTDTLSMTGGFRYTQEKNKFTEVSGFAPFYPAGIVEKRKDSEPSWTVGLEYQATPSLFFYGTYRGSWRGGGFNYNAPPVNAPAELGGNSFDPEKIEDIEFGAKFNGYLGSVHTRANLAVYKSWVDGIQRIAYLTFPDVGPGGATVNADGATFQGVELDAEFTVAPGVVIGGSFNHTDPKYRGDTQQTLFGTFIDFTTFADVTKYSGSGYIDVTAPLAGDTGELRARLDVYAQSSLYFSNYGQSGAPGTKLPSYELVNARVGLDNIGGSGVSAAFFAKNIFDKEYYVGGIGLGTAGGYNLAVPGEPRTYGIDISFRF, encoded by the coding sequence ATGAATCGGATTATATCGCGTCGCGTCCAATATTTACTCGCCGCCAGCGTGCTGCCATTGGCGCTGGCCGTTCCTGCGGCCGCGAACGCGCAGGAGGCCGATGCAAGTGCTGCCGCACAGACGGAGGCCGAAGGCTCTTCGCTTAATGCCGCCGACGGCGATATCGTCGTCACCGCCCGCCGCCGCGAGGAAAGCCTGAGCCGGACGCCGGTCGCGGTCTCGGTGCTGACAAGCGATGCTTTGCAGTCGCGCAGCATCAATTCCGAGGCCGACCTGCAGACCGCGACACCGGGGCTGATCGTCCGCTCGACGCAGGGCAGCAGCCAGTTCAACTATGCGATCCGCGGCCAGTCGATCGACGCCTTCAGCGTCTCGCAGCCGGGCGTGCTGACCTATGTCAACGAGTTCCAGACCAATGCGCTGAGCGCCGGGTCGCTCTATGACCTCGGGTCGGTGCAGGTGCTCAAGGGACCGCAGGGGACGCTGTTCGGCCGCAACACGACAGGCGGCGCAGTGCTGTTTTCGACCGCGGCGCCCGAGTTCGACGCGTTCAAGGGCTTTGCCCGCGGCCGGGCCGGCAACCTTGGCGCCTGGCAGGGCGAAGGGATGATCAACGTGCCGCTCGGTGACAGCGCGGGTCTGCGCGTCGCGGGGCAGGTCGACCAGCGCAAGGGTTTCGTGCGCAATCTCGTCAACGGCGAGCGGCTGGCGAATGTCGATCGCTGGTCGATTCGCGCGTCGCTCAGCTTCGAGATCGGGGACTCGATCGAGTCGAAATTCGTTGCCGAATATGGCCGTTCGAAGGGCAATGGCGATCCGATCCTTGCCTATTCGGCCAATGCGCCGGGTTCGGTCGGCCCGAACGGGCAGGCGCTCGCGGCGACGGTGCCGACCTTTTACAGCCCGATCCTCGATACGCTCGCCGGGCCGGGAGCCTATGCCGCGCTGATGGCCGCCTATCCGGGCACGCCGGCCGGCGGCTACCTCGATTATATCGATCTCCAGCGCTCGCTGGGTACGCGCGCTACGTATCTGGATGGCGAGACGGGGCTGGACGCGAAGAGCGGCTATATCATCAACACGACGTCGATCGACATTTCGGACAGTGCGCAGATCAAGAATATCGTCGGATATTCGTACAACCGCAATTTCTCACTGTTCGATCAGGACGGCAGCCCGTTCCCCTTTTACGAATATGTGCAGACGCGGAACCGGGTGAAATCCTTCTCGGAAGAACTGCAACTGTCGGGCGAGGCGGTCGACAATCGCCTGACCTATATCCTTGGCGTCTATTATTCGAACGAGAAGCGAACGAGCGGCCAGACCTTCCGCTATTTCAACCTCGGCCCGGTCGCCAATCCGGTCCTCGGTCCGGTGTTCGGCGGCAGCCTGCCGCTCGGCAACCGGCTCGAGGGGGATTTCGATATCTCGAGCATCGGTGCGTTTGCGCAGGCGTCGTTCAAGTTCACCGACACGCTGAGCATGACCGGCGGTTTCCGTTACACGCAGGAAAAGAACAAGTTCACCGAAGTCTCGGGCTTCGCACCCTTCTATCCGGCGGGGATTGTCGAGAAGCGCAAGGACAGCGAGCCGAGCTGGACGGTCGGCCTCGAGTATCAGGCGACGCCGTCTCTGTTCTTCTATGGCACCTATCGCGGTAGCTGGCGTGGCGGCGGTTTCAACTATAACGCACCGCCGGTGAATGCGCCGGCCGAACTCGGCGGCAACAGCTTCGATCCCGAAAAGATCGAGGACATCGAATTCGGCGCCAAGTTCAACGGCTACCTCGGCAGCGTGCACACGCGCGCGAACCTTGCAGTCTATAAAAGCTGGGTCGATGGCATTCAGCGCATCGCCTATCTGACCTTCCCCGACGTCGGGCCCGGCGGGGCGACGGTCAACGCCGACGGGGCGACGTTTCAGGGTGTCGAGCTCGATGCCGAATTCACCGTCGCGCCGGGGGTCGTGATCGGCGGATCGTTCAACCACACCGACCCGAAATATCGCGGCGATACGCAGCAGACCCTGTTCGGCACCTTCATCGACTTCACGACCTTTGCCGATGTGACGAAATATTCGGGCAGCGGTTATATCGACGTGACCGCGCCGCTGGCGGGCGACACCGGCGAACTGCGGGCGCGGCTCGACGTCTATGCGCAGTCGTCGCTCTATTTCTCCAACTATGGCCAGAGCGGTGCCCCGGGGACGAAGCTGCCGTCTTATGAGCTGGTGAACGCGCGCGTCGGGCTCGACAATATCGGCGGGTCGGGCGTTTCGGCGGCTTTCTTTGCGAAGAACATCTTCGACAAGGAATATTATGTCGGCGGCATCGGGCTTGGCACGGCCGGGGGTTACAACCTCGCGGTGCCCGGCGAACCGCGCACCTACGGCATCGATATCAGCTTTCGTTTCTAG
- a CDS encoding flavin-containing monooxygenase, which translates to MTEVDAIVIGAGMSGMYQLHLLRQLGLGVQVIEAGSEVGGTWYWNRYPGCRFDSESYSYCFSFDEEMLQEWDWSEHFAPQPETFAYLRRVADKLDLRRDIRFDTRVASAHWQEREGHWLVRCEDGYEARARYLVTAVGILSIPVIPNFPGRDSFAGPSFHTSDWPRGGIELAGKRVAVVGTGATGVQVIQEMAKVAGHLTVIQKEPNWCKPLCNAPIAPEEMADIKARYAEIFRSCRESDAGFVHNWDPRTTFEVGDEEREAFYERKYGERGFAFWLSNFSDLAVDEKAARLASDFLARKIRSRVNDPETAEKLIPKDHLFGTRRVPMETRYYEVFNQPNVDLIDVNADPLVEITPDGMRFGSGFVPLDAIIYATGFDAVRGAFDKIDIVGKGGLTLREKWDDGPVTFLGLQSHGFPNFFMIVGPHSGATFCNVPRCAEQNVEFVAELIGHMEGRGLARCEASAAAEDDWTTQVLDQADQLLAGRTNSWFTGINHNIEGRGRRKMLLYTLGQQYFLQTCREIVAQDYRGFDMAPQRPAA; encoded by the coding sequence ATGACCGAAGTGGACGCCATCGTCATCGGCGCCGGCATGTCCGGCATGTACCAACTCCATCTGCTCCGCCAGCTCGGCCTTGGCGTGCAGGTGATCGAGGCGGGCAGCGAGGTCGGCGGCACCTGGTACTGGAATCGCTATCCCGGCTGCCGTTTCGATTCCGAAAGCTATTCCTATTGCTTCTCCTTCGACGAGGAGATGTTGCAGGAATGGGACTGGAGCGAACATTTCGCGCCGCAGCCCGAGACCTTTGCCTATCTCCGCCGCGTCGCCGACAAGCTCGACCTGCGCCGCGACATTCGCTTCGATACGCGCGTCGCCTCCGCGCATTGGCAGGAGCGCGAGGGGCACTGGCTGGTGCGCTGCGAGGACGGATATGAGGCGCGCGCGCGCTACCTGGTAACCGCGGTCGGCATCCTGTCGATCCCGGTCATCCCGAATTTTCCGGGGCGCGACAGCTTTGCGGGACCCTCTTTCCACACGTCAGACTGGCCGCGCGGCGGCATCGAGCTGGCGGGCAAGCGCGTCGCGGTCGTCGGCACCGGCGCCACCGGGGTGCAGGTCATCCAGGAAATGGCGAAGGTCGCGGGACATCTTACCGTCATCCAGAAGGAGCCGAACTGGTGCAAGCCGCTGTGCAACGCGCCGATCGCGCCCGAAGAGATGGCCGACATCAAGGCGCGCTATGCCGAGATTTTCCGGTCGTGCCGCGAAAGCGATGCGGGCTTCGTCCACAACTGGGACCCGCGCACGACCTTCGAGGTCGGCGATGAAGAGCGCGAGGCCTTTTACGAACGGAAATATGGCGAACGCGGCTTTGCTTTCTGGCTGAGCAATTTCAGCGATCTGGCGGTCGACGAGAAAGCCGCGCGGCTGGCGAGCGACTTTCTGGCGCGCAAGATCCGCTCGCGCGTCAACGATCCCGAAACGGCCGAAAAGCTGATCCCCAAGGACCATCTGTTCGGCACGCGGCGGGTGCCGATGGAGACGCGCTATTATGAGGTGTTCAACCAGCCGAACGTCGACCTGATCGACGTCAACGCCGATCCGCTCGTCGAGATCACGCCCGACGGGATGCGCTTCGGCAGCGGTTTCGTTCCGCTCGACGCGATCATCTATGCCACCGGCTTCGACGCGGTGCGCGGCGCTTTCGACAAGATCGACATCGTCGGCAAGGGCGGGCTGACGCTTCGCGAGAAATGGGACGACGGCCCGGTCACCTTCCTCGGCCTGCAGAGCCACGGTTTTCCGAACTTCTTCATGATCGTCGGTCCGCACAGCGGCGCGACCTTCTGTAACGTCCCGCGCTGCGCCGAGCAGAATGTCGAATTCGTCGCCGAACTCATCGGGCATATGGAGGGCCGCGGGCTTGCGCGCTGCGAAGCGAGTGCGGCGGCCGAGGACGACTGGACGACGCAGGTGCTCGATCAGGCCGACCAGTTGCTCGCGGGCCGGACCAATAGCTGGTTCACCGGGATCAACCACAACATCGAGGGACGGGGGCGGCGCAAGATGCTGCTCTACACGCTCGGCCAGCAATATTTCCTCCAGACCTGCCGCGAGATCGTCGCGCAGGATTATCGCGGCTTCGACATGGCGCCGCAGCGCCCGGCCGCATGA
- a CDS encoding Lrp/AsnC family transcriptional regulator, whose product MGSKRRLDSIDRQIIAMLARAPQTSNRDIAAELGVAESTISVRVDALVRDKVIKLSVQQNIIKAGYGVLGWIDVSCAFADAERIAAEIGKIETVFSISLFFENPFLQIMVFAQGTADIRDLVENRIGVIAGVDAVAADVSIGEACIKQGIASL is encoded by the coding sequence ATGGGTTCGAAGAGACGGCTGGATTCGATTGATCGCCAGATCATTGCGATGCTCGCGCGGGCGCCGCAGACGTCGAATCGCGACATCGCCGCCGAACTGGGTGTCGCCGAAAGCACCATCTCGGTGCGCGTCGACGCGCTGGTCCGCGACAAGGTGATCAAACTCTCGGTCCAGCAAAATATCATCAAGGCCGGCTATGGCGTGCTGGGCTGGATCGACGTGAGCTGCGCCTTTGCGGACGCCGAACGGATCGCCGCGGAAATCGGCAAGATCGAGACGGTCTTCTCCATCTCGCTGTTTTTCGAAAACCCGTTCCTGCAGATCATGGTCTTCGCGCAGGGCACCGCGGACATCCGCGATCTCGTCGAAAACCGGATCGGCGTCATCGCCGGGGTCGACGCGGTCGCCGCCGATGTGTCGATCGGCGAGGCGTGCATCAAGCAGGGGATCGCATCGCTATGA
- a CDS encoding alpha/beta hydrolase: MPSEAYRALVDQLFASPMPTDIGEMREAYRAMGDAFPLPADVAVETATLGGRPAEWLTVADAPRHIVLLVHGGGYCIGGLDSHRHLGGEIARQTGSRVAVIDYRLAPEHPYPAGLDDLKLAYRELLAMAGDEKIALVGDSAGAGLVMALLAELLLEARPLPASIYCMSPWADLSDTATSRKLKRELDPLASIDQLAKMAVHYAGNIPVSDPRISPAFADFRGSPPVFIQAGTAEVLMDDALNLAKSLADADVDVDVELRAGMIHVWPWFFPAIPEGAEALARACAFLSRHFADA; encoded by the coding sequence ATGCCGAGTGAAGCCTATCGGGCGCTGGTCGACCAGTTGTTCGCGTCGCCGATGCCCACCGACATCGGCGAGATGCGCGAAGCCTATCGCGCGATGGGCGACGCCTTCCCGCTGCCGGCCGACGTCGCGGTCGAGACAGCGACGCTCGGCGGGCGACCGGCCGAGTGGCTGACGGTCGCTGATGCGCCGCGCCATATCGTCCTGCTGGTCCACGGCGGCGGCTATTGCATCGGCGGGCTGGACTCGCACCGCCACCTCGGCGGCGAGATCGCGCGCCAGACGGGAAGCCGGGTCGCGGTGATCGACTATCGGCTGGCGCCCGAGCATCCCTATCCGGCCGGGCTCGACGATCTGAAGCTGGCCTATCGCGAATTGCTGGCGATGGCGGGTGACGAGAAGATCGCGCTCGTCGGCGACAGCGCGGGGGCGGGGCTGGTGATGGCGCTGCTCGCCGAGCTGCTGCTCGAAGCACGGCCGCTGCCCGCGAGCATCTATTGCATGTCGCCCTGGGCCGACCTGTCGGACACGGCAACTTCGCGCAAGCTCAAGCGCGAGCTCGACCCGCTCGCCAGCATCGACCAGCTTGCGAAAATGGCGGTTCATTATGCCGGGAATATCCCGGTCAGCGACCCTCGCATCTCGCCCGCCTTTGCCGATTTTCGCGGCAGCCCGCCGGTCTTCATCCAGGCGGGCACCGCCGAGGTGCTGATGGACGATGCGCTGAACCTCGCCAAATCGCTCGCCGATGCCGACGTCGACGTCGATGTCGAGCTGCGCGCCGGCATGATCCACGTCTGGCCGTGGTTCTTCCCCGCGATTCCCGAGGGCGCCGAAGCGCTGGCGCGTGCCTGCGCCTTCCTGTCGCGCCATTTCGCCGACGCCTGA